A DNA window from Microcystis aeruginosa NIES-843 contains the following coding sequences:
- the rimO gene encoding 30S ribosomal protein S12 methylthiotransferase RimO — protein MGNKPTIAISHLGCEKNRIDSEHMLGLLAKAGYPVDNDEELADYVIVNTCSFIQAAREESVRTLVELAEANKKIIISGCMAQHFQDELLTELPEAVAIVGTGDYQKIVEIVERVETGERVKEVSADPTFIADENLPRYRTTSEGVAYLRVAEGCDYRCAFCIIPQLRGDQRSRSIESIVAEARQLASQGVQELILISQITTNYGLDLYGEPKLAELLRALGEVDIPWIRVHYAYPTGLTPKVIEAIRETPNVLPYLDLPLQHSHPDILRGMNRPWQGRVNDGIIERIKQAIPNAVLRTTFIVGFPGETEEHFSHLLEFVKRHEFDHVGVFTFSAEEGTAAFDLPDPVPQAIMDERRERLMLTQQPISERKNQAYIGQTVDVLIEQENPETGELIGRSARFSPEVDGLVYVTGEAILGAIVQVRITAADTYDLYGEIV, from the coding sequence ATGGGCAATAAGCCAACCATCGCCATCTCACACCTAGGCTGTGAGAAAAACCGGATCGACTCCGAGCATATGTTAGGACTGCTGGCCAAGGCCGGCTATCCCGTAGATAATGACGAGGAGTTGGCCGATTACGTTATCGTTAATACCTGTAGTTTCATTCAAGCAGCTAGAGAAGAATCCGTTCGCACCCTCGTGGAACTGGCGGAAGCTAATAAAAAAATTATTATCTCCGGCTGTATGGCCCAACATTTCCAAGATGAACTCCTGACGGAATTGCCGGAAGCCGTGGCCATTGTCGGCACGGGGGATTATCAGAAAATTGTCGAGATCGTCGAACGGGTAGAGACGGGAGAACGAGTCAAGGAAGTCAGCGCCGATCCCACTTTTATCGCCGACGAAAATCTGCCCCGTTATCGCACCACCAGCGAGGGAGTCGCCTATCTGCGGGTGGCCGAAGGCTGCGATTATCGCTGTGCTTTCTGTATTATTCCCCAGCTGCGCGGTGATCAAAGATCCCGTTCGATCGAGTCCATTGTGGCCGAAGCGCGACAATTGGCCAGCCAAGGGGTGCAAGAATTAATTCTCATTTCGCAAATAACAACCAATTATGGGTTAGACTTATATGGCGAACCCAAATTAGCGGAACTCTTGCGAGCGCTGGGAGAAGTCGATATACCTTGGATTCGCGTTCACTACGCTTACCCGACCGGGTTAACGCCAAAGGTTATCGAGGCGATCCGAGAGACCCCGAATGTTTTACCCTATCTAGACTTGCCGCTACAACATTCCCATCCCGACATCCTGCGGGGGATGAACCGTCCCTGGCAAGGACGAGTCAACGATGGCATTATCGAGCGGATCAAGCAAGCTATCCCGAACGCGGTTTTACGAACGACTTTTATCGTCGGTTTCCCCGGAGAAACCGAGGAACATTTCAGCCATCTGCTGGAATTTGTCAAGCGTCATGAGTTCGATCACGTCGGGGTGTTTACCTTCTCCGCCGAAGAAGGTACAGCCGCTTTTGACCTGCCCGATCCAGTGCCACAGGCAATTATGGACGAACGCCGCGAAAGGTTGATGTTAACTCAGCAACCGATCTCGGAACGCAAAAATCAAGCTTATATCGGTCAAACTGTCGATGTTCTCATCGAACAGGAAAACCCAGAAACAGGAGAATTAATCGGGCGCTCCGCTCGTTTTTCCCCGGAAGTGGATGGCTTGGTTTATGTGACAGGTGAGGCGATTCTAGGTGCGATCGTACAGGTCCGAATCACTGCGGCCGATACCTACGATCTCTACGGCGAAATAGTCTAA
- a CDS encoding DEAD/DEAH box helicase, giving the protein MTTGFNNLGLSDSRLQHLETLGFTTPTEIQTKAIPLLLEGHDMVGMSQTGTGKTAAYSLPLLERMDTKNPNVQALILTPTRELAQQVASAIKDFSDDRRLFILTVCGGQSMERQIRSLEKGVQIVVGTPGRVIDLLDRKKLHLESLNWVVLDEADEMLSMGFIDDVKKILQASPSTRQTACFSATMPREIRDLIANFLKSPISVTVSQPQAAPAKIEQKIYLIPRGWTKLKVLQPLLEIEPLESAIIFVRTKQTAAELTSKLQEAGQTVDEYHGNLSQVQRERLVQRFREGKIKLVVATDIAARGLDVENLSHVINYDLPDNAETYIHRIGRTGRAGKTGTAISLVEPIDRRLLRQIEQRLRQRLESSPIPSRTEVEAKRLAKLQNQLKEALSGERMASFLPLVRDLSEEYDPQAIAAAALQMIYDQNCPQWMKTDWEVPAATSSKPVINKTPRSGGSKYPSKSNNRPSLDKKIVFQER; this is encoded by the coding sequence ATGACCACTGGTTTCAACAATTTAGGTTTATCCGATAGCCGTCTTCAACACCTAGAAACGCTTGGATTCACCACCCCCACCGAAATTCAAACCAAAGCCATCCCTCTCCTTCTAGAAGGGCATGACATGGTAGGAATGTCACAAACGGGAACCGGCAAAACCGCCGCCTATTCCCTGCCTTTACTGGAACGCATGGACACCAAAAATCCTAACGTTCAAGCTTTAATCCTCACCCCCACCCGGGAATTAGCCCAACAGGTGGCCAGCGCCATCAAAGATTTCTCTGATGATCGTCGTCTCTTTATCCTGACAGTCTGTGGTGGTCAATCCATGGAACGTCAGATCCGCAGTCTGGAAAAAGGTGTCCAGATTGTGGTCGGGACTCCCGGCCGGGTAATCGATCTGCTCGATCGCAAAAAACTCCATCTAGAATCCCTAAACTGGGTAGTCCTCGATGAAGCGGACGAAATGCTCAGTATGGGTTTTATCGATGATGTGAAGAAAATTCTGCAAGCATCCCCCTCCACCCGTCAAACCGCCTGTTTCTCGGCAACTATGCCCCGGGAAATCCGCGATTTAATCGCTAATTTCTTGAAATCTCCCATTTCTGTGACGGTTTCTCAACCCCAGGCCGCTCCTGCTAAGATTGAGCAGAAAATTTATCTGATCCCTCGCGGTTGGACGAAATTAAAAGTCCTGCAACCCCTGTTAGAGATCGAACCCCTAGAATCGGCGATTATTTTCGTCCGCACCAAGCAAACCGCGGCCGAATTAACCAGCAAACTGCAAGAAGCGGGGCAAACGGTGGATGAATACCACGGTAACTTAAGCCAAGTGCAACGGGAACGACTGGTGCAACGTTTCCGCGAGGGCAAAATTAAATTAGTGGTAGCCACGGATATCGCAGCCCGCGGTCTAGATGTGGAAAATCTCAGCCACGTTATTAACTATGATCTGCCGGATAATGCCGAAACCTATATTCACCGCATTGGCCGCACCGGCCGCGCCGGTAAAACGGGAACTGCTATATCTTTAGTAGAACCGATCGATCGGCGTTTATTACGTCAGATTGAACAGCGTTTGCGTCAACGTCTGGAATCTAGTCCCATTCCTAGCCGCACCGAAGTAGAAGCAAAACGCCTGGCCAAGCTGCAAAATCAGCTAAAAGAGGCTTTATCGGGGGAACGTATGGCTTCTTTCTTGCCTTTAGTGCGGGATTTAAGTGAAGAATACGATCCCCAAGCGATCGCGGCGGCTGCCCTGCAAATGATCTACGATCAAAATTGTCCCCAGTGGATGAAAACCGATTGGGAAGTTCCCGCAGCGACGAGCAGTAAACCGGTGATTAATAAAACTCCCCGCAGTGGTGGTAGTAAGTACCCCTCTAAGTCGAATAACCGTCCTTCCCTGGACAAAAAAATCGTCTTTCAGGAACGTTAA